The sequence CGAGGAGCCGGTCCACCACAACGCCGAGCTCGGCTTCTGGGCGTTGACCAGGTTCGACGACGTGCAGGCCGGCCTCACCGACCATGAGACGTTCAGCTCCGCCCGCGGCAACCTGATCGAGATGATCCAGGCTCCGGAGCCGCCGCCGGAAATGATCATCTTTCTGGACCCGCCGCGCCACGACACCCTCCGCAAGCTCGTGAGCAAGGCGTTCACCCCCAGGCGGGTCGCGCGGCTCGAGGACGACATCCACACCCTCGCCACCGGGTGGCTCGACGAGCTCTCCGACGGCGCGGGAGACGTGGTCGCCGACTTCGCCGGCCTGCTGCCGATGGCGGTGATCGCCCGCCTGCTGGGCGCGCCGGACGCCGACCAGGCGTGGATCCGGCACAACTCCGACCGGATGATGCACCGCGAGGAGGGCGACCTGGCCAGGCCGGCCGACGCGGCGGAGGCCGGCGCCCAGCTGTGGACCTACTTCAGCGACCTGCTCGACTCCCGCCGGAAGTCCCCCCGCGACGACCTCGCGTCCGCGCTGGTCGAGGCGACGCTCCCGGACGAGGACGGCAGCCCGCGGCGGCTGACCGACGTCGAGAGCGTGTCGTTCTGCATCCTGCTGGGCGTGGCCGGGAACGAGACGACCACCAAGTTGATCACCAACGGCGTGCTGGCGCTGGCGGACCATCCGGCCGAGCGGGCGCGGCTGGTCGCGGACCCGGGACTGTGGCCGCGCGCCGTCGAGGAGCTGCTGCGCTACGACCCGCCGTCGCACTACCAGGGCCGGGTCACGACCAGGCCGGTCACCTGTCATGGCCACGAGATCCCGGCCGGCGGGACCGTGCTGCTGATCAACGGGGCGGCCAACCGGGACCCGCGGGCCTTCGACGAACCCGACGCGTTCCGGCTGGACCGGCCCAGCGACCGTCACCTCGCGTTTGGCCTGGGGGTGCACTTCTGCCTCGGCGCCTCGCTCGCCCGCCTGGAGACCAGGATCGCGCTGCGGGAGTTCCTGCGCCGTTTCCCGGACTACGACGTCGACCGCGCCGGCATCGAGCGCGCCTACTCGTCCAACGTGCGAGGCCTGTCGAAGCTGCCGTTCACCACGAAAGGCTGACCTGGAGGGTCAGCCTTCCAGGCGGGTGCCGCACCATTGCTCGCCGCCGTTCGGGGCCGGCTGAAGCTGGAAGGCGGTTCCCTGCGGATTGACAGTCATGAAGGTGAGGCAGAGCGCCGGTCGGCCTCTGTTGGTGCTGAAGTCGACGCCACCGGGGATGAGTCCTGACGCGTCGTAGTGGCGGGTGTTCCGCAGGTTCGCGATGAAGGCGGCGCGGGTGGGGCACGCACCCGCCTCCTTGAGGCCGGTGACCAGCATGTCGGCGACGCCGTAGCCGCCGACCACGACCGTCTGGTCCGGGTTGTCGACCTCGGGGGCGAAGCGCACGACGGCGTCCCGGAAGCGGGTGAGCGCCGGCGAGGTCGACTCGAACGAGATGTGCGTGACCGACGCGGTCGTACCGGCCAGGTCGCCGCCGGAGCGGGCGAGCAGCCGCCGGTCGTAGATCGCGCTGGACAACGCGACCTTGAACTTGACGCCCGCCTCACGCGACGCCGCGACGATCTGGCGGAAGCTCTCCGAGTCGAGCTGCGCGATGAGCACGTCGGCGTGGCTGGCGGCGATCGTCGCGGCCGTCCGTTGGGGGGAGGTCAGGCCGCCCGTGAAGGGGATCGTGGCGACCGTCGCGACTCCGGCCGCGTGCAGGCTGGCGGTGATGGCGCCGCTGTAGGAAAGGCTCGCGGCCGATCCCGCGTCCATGACGATGGCCGCCTTCGTCCCGCCGCGCGCCGCGACGAACTTCCCGTCCGTGCTGGTTCCTCCGGTCTCGGCGCCGTCGTAGGCCGTCGAGAACATGTTGGCGTAGTCGTCCCACGCCTTCTCCGTGGCGAACCCGACGACCGGGACACCGAGGCCCGCCAGGTAGGCGGCCGAGCCTGACGCGGCGATGCTGAGCTGCCCGAGCGCGAAGGCACCCTGCCGGCCGACGAGGTCCTGCGCGGCGGCGAGGTTCCCACTGGTCGTGTCGGCGTCGTCCGCCCACACGACGTCGATCCGGCGGCCGTCGACGCCGCCCTCCTGGTTCGCCAGCGCGATACGCGCCTCGAAACCGCCGCGCGCCGCCGTGAACGTCGAGGACACGGCTCCCGTGTCGGAATACGCCACACCGACCCGGATCGAGCCACCCTGCACCCCGGGCGAGCGGCACGTCGACGCGGTCGCCGCGGACCCACCAGCACCACAGCCGGCAAGCGCGACGCATAACATCACGGCGCTACCGGCTCCCCCGACAGCACGGGACCGCTTTCTAGCGGTATTTCTCATGGATTTCCGTCCTCGCAGAAGACAGTGCGGAATTGTGGAAGGGCCGGGCGCCGATCCGCGGGCGAAGCGGCCGCGCGCGTCCGGCGGCCGTGGCGCTGGCACGTCCGCGGGGCGGGACCGACGGTTAGCCGCGGGCGACCCGGTCGAGTCGCGCGGGGGGCCGTGGGGCGCGGCCCGGAGCCATTTACGATACGCTCTCGACCGTAACTTATCTAGCCAGGCCGAGAGGCCGAAGGAGTCGCGATGACGGGCCGTCGTCCTGCGTGGAGGCCACCCGGCGGTGCCCGTTCCGGCCCGGGCCGAGCCTTAGGAGCGAATCGTGTTCGCCCTTAGATTCGACATGCGGGCACCCGCCACCGGTGCCGCGGCGACGGAGCTGTACGCCGCCGCCCTGGAGATGAGTTCCTGGGCCGAGGCCCGGGGCTGTGTCAGCGTGCTGGTGTGCGAGCACCACATGGCTGCCGACGGCTACCTGCCGGCACCGCTGATCTTCGCCAGCGCCCTCGCGGCGCGCACGAGTACGGTGCCCATCTTCATCGCGGTCGTCATTCTCCCGCTGCGTGACCCGATCCGGCTCGCCGAGGAGATGGCCGTCCTCGACCTCGTGAGCGGGGGCCGGGTCTCGTACGTGGCGGCACTGGGGTACCGGCCGGCCGAGTACGAGATGTTCGGCGTCGACTTCCGCCGCCGCGGCGCGATCGCCGAGGAGAAGCTCGACCTCCTGCTGCGCGCGAAGTCCGGGGCGCCCTTCGAGCACGAGGGACGCCGGATCCACGTCACCCCGGCGCCGGTCACGCCCGGCGGCCCGATGGTCATGTGGGGTGGCGGCAGCCAGGCCGCGGCGCGCCGGGCCGGGCGCCACGGCGTCGGCTTCTTCGCGCAGAGCGGCGACCCGAAGCTGGGGGTGGCCTACGAGCAGGCGTCCCAGGAGGCCGGCCACGTGCCGGGCCTGTGCATCCTGCCGCCGCCGGAGCTGCCGATGACGACCTTCGTGGCCGACGACGTGGACCAGGCCTGGGATGAGCTCGGGCCCTACCTGCTGCACGACGCCGTCAGCTATGCGGCGTGGAACGACCCGGCGTCCGGCACCACGAGCCTGTCGTTCGCCCAGACGGTCGACGAGCTGCGCGCCGAGAACCGCAGCCACCGCATCCTGTCGGTCGACGAGGCCGTCGAGCTCGTCCGCTCGGGAACGCCGCTGAGCCTGCATCCACTCGTCGGCGGCCTTCCACCGGACATCGCCTGGCGCTACCTGCGGACCGTCACCGACACCGTCCTGCCCGCCGCCGGCGCGACGGCCTAGAACATCCAGGGAGGCTTCCATGTCCGATTACCGCGAAGACCAGGCAAGCATCAGCGAGGTGCTGATCCGCTACGCGACCGGGATCGACCGGCGGGACTGGTCACTGTTCCGAACCTGCTGGACCCCCGACGTCGAGGCCGACTACGGCGACATGGGGCGTTTCGGCGGCGCCGACGCGATCACCGAGTTCATGACAGCCGTCCACAAGGACATGGGCAGCACCCGCCACCAGCTCTCCAACTTCGTCATCGAGGTCGACGGCGACCGGGCCACCGCGTCCAGCTACGTCCATGCCGTGCTCGCGCTCTCGCCCACCGACCCTGCCCTCTGGATCGACGCCGTCGGAGGCTACGAGGACGAGCTCGTGCGCACTCCCGAGGGGTGGCGGATCAGCCGGCGCACCTTCCGGCCCACCCGCCTGATCAGCAGCACCGACCTGCCGAAGGCCTGACGACGACGCCCGTCGGCAATCCCTCTCACCCCGGTCGGCGTTTCGACCGACCTGACAGGAGCCAGCTCATGACGTTCGCTGACGACTACGGACCCTGGGCGCTGGTCGCGGGCGCGTCCGACGGGGTCGGCGCCGCGTTCGCCGAGGCGCTCGCCGAGCGTGGCGTCAACGTGGTGCTGCTTGCCCGCCGGCAGGCCCTCCTTGACGAGGTGGCCGCGGGAATCGGTGCCCGCACGGGCGTCGAGACCCGGGCCGTCGCCGTGGACCTCGCCGCCCCGAACGCGGCGGCGACGGTCGCCGCCGCGACCGCCGGACTGGAGATCGGCTTCCTGGTCTACTGCGCGGGTGCCGACCCGAACTACGAGCACTTCCTCGCGAACCCGATCGAGACCGCGGAGGCGATGGTGCAGCGCAACTGCACCGTGCCGATGCAGCTGTGCCACCACTACACGCCAGGAATGGTCGAGCGCGGCCGCGGTGGGGTCATCCTGCTCGGATCGGCGGCCGGCTTCGCGGGTGCGCCGAACATGGTCGCGTATGCGGCCACGAAGGCGTTCGACATGGTCTTCGCCGAGGCGCTGTGGGCGGAACTGCGGGACAAGGGCGTGGACGTCCTGGGGCTCGTGCTCGGCAAGACCGACACTCCGACCCTGCGCCGGCTGGAACATGCCCGCGGCCAGCTCGCCGGGCTGGACACCGCGCCGAGCGACGCCGCCGCCGTCAGCGACGTCATCGCCGAGGGCTTCGACAACCTCCGCAACGGTCCCACCTGGGTCGTGGGCGAGAAGCTGCGGGAGGCCGTCTCGATGATGGGTTCGCTCCCCCGCAACGACCTGGTCCGGTTCATGGCGCAGGCCGCCGAGGAGGCGATGGCCGGCAACGGCT is a genomic window of Pseudofrankia inefficax containing:
- a CDS encoding cytochrome P450, with translation MTRAGLTYDPSSYETQADPFPVYRRLQDEEPVHHNAELGFWALTRFDDVQAGLTDHETFSSARGNLIEMIQAPEPPPEMIIFLDPPRHDTLRKLVSKAFTPRRVARLEDDIHTLATGWLDELSDGAGDVVADFAGLLPMAVIARLLGAPDADQAWIRHNSDRMMHREEGDLARPADAAEAGAQLWTYFSDLLDSRRKSPRDDLASALVEATLPDEDGSPRRLTDVESVSFCILLGVAGNETTTKLITNGVLALADHPAERARLVADPGLWPRAVEELLRYDPPSHYQGRVTTRPVTCHGHEIPAGGTVLLINGAANRDPRAFDEPDAFRLDRPSDRHLAFGLGVHFCLGASLARLETRIALREFLRRFPDYDVDRAGIERAYSSNVRGLSKLPFTTKG
- a CDS encoding ABC transporter substrate-binding protein codes for the protein MRNTARKRSRAVGGAGSAVMLCVALAGCGAGGSAATASTCRSPGVQGGSIRVGVAYSDTGAVSSTFTAARGGFEARIALANQEGGVDGRRIDVVWADDADTTSGNLAAAQDLVGRQGAFALGQLSIAASGSAAYLAGLGVPVVGFATEKAWDDYANMFSTAYDGAETGGTSTDGKFVAARGGTKAAIVMDAGSAASLSYSGAITASLHAAGVATVATIPFTGGLTSPQRTAATIAASHADVLIAQLDSESFRQIVAASREAGVKFKVALSSAIYDRRLLARSGGDLAGTTASVTHISFESTSPALTRFRDAVVRFAPEVDNPDQTVVVGGYGVADMLVTGLKEAGACPTRAAFIANLRNTRHYDASGLIPGGVDFSTNRGRPALCLTFMTVNPQGTAFQLQPAPNGGEQWCGTRLEG
- a CDS encoding LLM class flavin-dependent oxidoreductase, whose translation is MFALRFDMRAPATGAAATELYAAALEMSSWAEARGCVSVLVCEHHMAADGYLPAPLIFASALAARTSTVPIFIAVVILPLRDPIRLAEEMAVLDLVSGGRVSYVAALGYRPAEYEMFGVDFRRRGAIAEEKLDLLLRAKSGAPFEHEGRRIHVTPAPVTPGGPMVMWGGGSQAAARRAGRHGVGFFAQSGDPKLGVAYEQASQEAGHVPGLCILPPPELPMTTFVADDVDQAWDELGPYLLHDAVSYAAWNDPASGTTSLSFAQTVDELRAENRSHRILSVDEAVELVRSGTPLSLHPLVGGLPPDIAWRYLRTVTDTVLPAAGATA
- a CDS encoding nuclear transport factor 2 family protein, which translates into the protein MSDYREDQASISEVLIRYATGIDRRDWSLFRTCWTPDVEADYGDMGRFGGADAITEFMTAVHKDMGSTRHQLSNFVIEVDGDRATASSYVHAVLALSPTDPALWIDAVGGYEDELVRTPEGWRISRRTFRPTRLISSTDLPKA
- a CDS encoding SDR family NAD(P)-dependent oxidoreductase — encoded protein: MTFADDYGPWALVAGASDGVGAAFAEALAERGVNVVLLARRQALLDEVAAGIGARTGVETRAVAVDLAAPNAAATVAAATAGLEIGFLVYCAGADPNYEHFLANPIETAEAMVQRNCTVPMQLCHHYTPGMVERGRGGVILLGSAAGFAGAPNMVAYAATKAFDMVFAEALWAELRDKGVDVLGLVLGKTDTPTLRRLEHARGQLAGLDTAPSDAAAVSDVIAEGFDNLRNGPTWVVGEKLREAVSMMGSLPRNDLVRFMAQAAEEAMAGNGS